A genome region from Buchnera aphidicola (Chaetogeoica yunlongensis) includes the following:
- the purH gene encoding bifunctional phosphoribosylaminoimidazolecarboxamide formyltransferase/IMP cyclohydrolase, producing the protein MIQNTKQIKNALISISNTTGIIDFAKSLVSKNIKLFATSGTAKLLKKNNINVIKIAHYTQCPEIMNSRIKTLHHKIYASILAQPEKDKKIIKKNNIILMDMIIVNFYPFSTNLQNKNLIFKNAMENIDIGGPSMVRAAAKNYKNVLVIVKPKLYSFIVQEMTKNNNIITNKTKLNFATIALKYVMHYDEKIYHYFKKKNNTTSINPFQKTLPTHLTLQLIKKQDLYYGENKLEQAAWYTTDQNKNYGKLNIQQLQGKTLSYNNLLDIYSSLSCIQEFKEFTCVILKHGNPCGISTSSNNYNAYLLAYETDPISAFGGTIAFNTILDEKTTQTILEKQFLEIILAPEFTHEAKKALNKKPNLRVIQYLKNYNYSYYHIDIKSIYGDFLIQNNIQNTIKTKKWKIVSKKIPTLKEIHDAKFALKVVKHLKSNAVVFVKNKTTITIGSGQTSRIDAIKIAINKTNNSLSLKNTILASDAFFPFKDSIELISNKKISCIIQPGGSIQDKKIIHSVNQHKISMIFTKSRYFKH; encoded by the coding sequence ATGATACAAAATACAAAACAAATTAAAAATGCACTAATCAGTATTTCTAATACTACAGGAATAATAGATTTTGCTAAATCTCTAGTTTCTAAAAATATAAAATTGTTTGCTACTTCTGGAACAGCAAAATTACTAAAAAAAAATAATATTAATGTTATAAAAATTGCTCATTATACTCAATGTCCAGAAATCATGAATAGTAGAATTAAAACCTTACATCATAAAATATACGCTAGTATATTAGCACAACCAGAAAAAGATAAAAAAATAATAAAAAAAAATAATATCATCTTAATGGATATGATAATAGTGAATTTCTATCCATTTAGCACCAACTTACAAAATAAAAATTTAATTTTTAAAAACGCTATGGAAAACATTGATATTGGAGGACCTTCAATGGTAAGAGCGGCTGCAAAAAATTATAAAAACGTACTTGTAATAGTTAAACCAAAATTATATTCATTTATTGTACAAGAGATGACAAAAAATAATAACATTATTACCAATAAAACTAAACTAAACTTTGCAACTATAGCGCTAAAATACGTCATGCATTATGATGAAAAAATTTATCACTACTTCAAAAAAAAAAACAATACAACTTCGATAAATCCATTTCAAAAAACACTTCCAACTCACTTAACCCTTCAACTTATAAAAAAACAAGACCTATATTACGGAGAAAATAAATTAGAACAAGCTGCATGGTATACTACAGATCAAAATAAAAATTATGGAAAATTAAATATTCAACAACTACAAGGAAAAACTTTATCATACAATAATTTATTAGATATTTATTCATCACTGTCATGTATTCAAGAATTTAAAGAATTCACTTGCGTTATATTAAAACATGGAAATCCATGTGGTATTTCAACATCCTCAAATAACTATAACGCATATTTATTAGCTTATGAGACAGATCCAATTTCAGCTTTTGGAGGTACTATTGCATTTAATACTATATTAGACGAAAAAACCACTCAAACTATTCTAGAAAAACAGTTTTTAGAAATAATTTTAGCACCTGAATTTACACATGAAGCAAAAAAAGCTCTTAATAAAAAACCAAATTTACGAGTTATACAATACTTAAAAAATTATAATTACTCATATTATCACATAGACATAAAATCCATATATGGAGATTTCTTAATTCAAAACAATATACAAAATACTATAAAGACAAAAAAATGGAAAATTGTTAGTAAAAAAATTCCCACTTTAAAAGAAATTCACGATGCTAAATTTGCTTTAAAAGTAGTAAAACACTTAAAATCTAATGCTGTTGTATTTGTTAAAAATAAAACTACTATTACTATAGGATCAGGACAAACTAGTAGAATCGATGCAATAAAAATCGCAATTAATAAAACTAATAATAGCCTTTCATTAAAAAATACAATATTAGCTTCAGATGCTTTTTTTCCTTTTAAAGATAGCATCGAATTAATATCTAACAAAAAAATATCGTGTATTATTCAACCTGGTGGATCTATTCAGGATAAAAAAATAATACACTCCGTGAATCAACATAAAATTTCTATGATATTTACTAAATCAAGATATTTTAAACACTAA
- the rpoC gene encoding DNA-directed RNA polymerase subunit beta' → MKDLLKNFKLQTKNDEFEAIKIALASPDMIRSWSFGEVKKPETINYRTFKPERDGLFCARIFGPIKDYECLCGKYKRLKHRGVICEKCGVEVTQSKVRRERMGHIELATPIAHIWFLKSLPSRIGLLLDMPLRDIERVLYFESYVITNPGLTNLEKNQVLSEEQYLDLIEKFGDEFNAQMGAEAIQSLLSNMNLLQECNQLKKLLKKNNSETKRKKFTKRIKLLESFINSGNKPEWMILTVLPILPPDLRPLVPLDGGRFATSDLNDLYRRVINRNNRLKRLLELSAPDIIVRNEKRMLQEAIDALLDNGRRGRAITGSNKRPLKSLADMIKGKQGRFRQNLLGKRVDYSGRSVITVGPYLQLHQCGLPKKMALELFKPFIYGKLEKKGLATTIKSAKKMVEREEPIVWDILDEVIQKHPVLLNRAPTLHRLGIQAFQPILIEGKAIQLHPLVCAAYNADFDGDQMAVHVPLTKEAQNEAKSLMMSTNNILSPANGEPIIVPSQDVVLGLYYMTRKKINAKGEGMILTNPKEAEKIYNMGFAELHASVKIKITQYIKIDEKKFQKFTKIENTTIGRAILWMIVPKGLPFSMVNQILRKKSISELLNTCYRILGLKSTVYLADQIMYTGFAYAAQSGSSVGIDDMEIPKEKSEIITETEIEVSEIQEQFQSGLVTSGERYNKVIDIWAAANERISTSMMKNLSTELIKNKHGNQEKQISFNSIFMMADSGARGSAAQIRQLAGMRGLMAKPDGSIIETPITANFREGLNILQYFISTHGARKGLADTALKTANSGYLTRRLVDVAQDLVVTEHDCLTQEGIIMTSVIEGGDIKEPLREKVLGRVTAENIIQPHSKNILIPRNTLLNEQWCKILEKNSIDNIKVRSVVNCNTHFGVCANCYGRDLARGKLVSKGEAIGVIAAQSIGEPGTQLTMRTFHIGGAASRAAAESNIQVKNSGIIKLQNEKSVINSDGKIVITSRNVELKILDEFNRTKESYKIPYGAIIAKQDKETVHSGDIIAKWDPHTIPVISEVTGYIKFVDMIDGQSITKQTDELTGLTSIVVLDTSERTILGKDLRPALKIIDKNGNKVLISGTDMPAQYFLPGKSIVQVNNTSKIRSGDTLARIPQESGGTKDITGGLPRVADLFEARKPKELAILAEISGFISFGKETKGKRRLIINSYSKNHPPYEEMIPKWRQLNVFEGERVEKGDVISDGPESPHDILRLRGVQAVTKYIINEVQEVYRLQGVKINDKHIEIIVRQMLRKATITKSGQSEFLEGEQVEYSRIKISNHNLKNNGKELATFSRNLLGITKASLATESFISAASFQETTRVLTESSVAGKKDELRGLKENVIVGRLIPAGTGYTYHNKRLKNKKLNNKQEKNTHASISAEEASANLSELLNSTL, encoded by the coding sequence GTGAAAGATTTATTAAAAAATTTTAAATTACAAACCAAAAATGATGAATTTGAAGCAATAAAAATTGCACTAGCTTCACCTGACATGATCCGATCATGGTCTTTTGGAGAAGTTAAAAAACCAGAAACTATAAATTATCGTACGTTTAAACCAGAACGAGATGGATTATTTTGTGCACGTATATTTGGACCAATAAAAGATTATGAATGTCTATGTGGAAAATATAAACGTCTCAAACATCGTGGAGTAATTTGTGAAAAATGCGGTGTAGAAGTCACACAAAGTAAAGTTCGTAGAGAAAGAATGGGACATATTGAATTAGCAACACCTATTGCACACATATGGTTTTTAAAATCATTACCATCAAGAATTGGATTATTATTGGACATGCCATTAAGAGATATAGAAAGAGTGTTATATTTTGAATCCTATGTAATAACTAATCCAGGACTTACAAATTTAGAAAAAAATCAAGTACTTAGCGAAGAACAATATTTAGACTTGATAGAAAAGTTTGGAGATGAATTCAATGCTCAAATGGGTGCAGAAGCCATACAATCATTACTAAGTAATATGAACTTATTACAGGAATGCAATCAATTAAAAAAATTACTTAAAAAAAATAATTCAGAAACTAAAAGAAAAAAATTTACAAAACGCATTAAATTGTTAGAATCTTTTATTAATTCAGGAAACAAACCAGAATGGATGATTTTAACAGTACTTCCTATTTTACCTCCAGATTTAAGACCATTAGTTCCTTTAGATGGAGGGCGTTTTGCTACATCTGATCTTAATGATCTATATCGACGCGTAATTAACAGAAATAATAGATTAAAAAGACTTTTAGAATTATCAGCACCTGATATTATTGTAAGAAACGAAAAAAGAATGCTACAAGAAGCAATAGATGCTCTTTTAGATAATGGAAGACGAGGAAGAGCCATAACCGGTTCAAATAAAAGACCTTTAAAATCTTTAGCTGATATGATAAAAGGAAAACAAGGTCGATTTAGACAAAATTTATTAGGTAAAAGAGTAGATTATTCTGGAAGATCAGTTATTACAGTTGGTCCATATTTACAATTACATCAATGTGGGCTTCCAAAAAAAATGGCTCTAGAACTATTTAAACCATTTATTTATGGAAAATTAGAAAAAAAAGGACTAGCAACTACCATAAAATCTGCTAAAAAAATGGTAGAAAGAGAAGAACCTATTGTATGGGATATTCTAGATGAAGTAATTCAAAAACATCCTGTATTGCTAAATCGAGCTCCTACTTTACATCGATTAGGTATTCAAGCATTTCAACCCATTTTAATTGAAGGAAAAGCTATTCAATTACATCCTCTAGTTTGTGCCGCATACAATGCAGATTTTGACGGTGATCAAATGGCTGTACATGTTCCACTAACTAAAGAAGCTCAAAATGAAGCAAAATCACTTATGATGTCAACAAATAATATTTTATCTCCTGCTAACGGAGAACCTATTATTGTTCCTTCGCAAGATGTAGTATTAGGTTTATATTATATGACCAGAAAAAAAATAAATGCTAAGGGTGAAGGAATGATTTTGACTAATCCAAAGGAAGCTGAAAAAATTTACAATATGGGATTTGCCGAATTACATGCCTCAGTAAAAATAAAAATTACCCAATACATTAAAATTGATGAAAAAAAATTTCAAAAATTTACTAAAATAGAAAATACTACCATAGGTAGAGCAATACTATGGATGATCGTTCCAAAAGGATTGCCTTTTTCGATGGTTAATCAAATATTAAGAAAAAAATCCATTTCAGAACTTCTTAATACTTGTTACAGAATATTAGGATTAAAATCTACAGTGTACTTAGCGGATCAAATTATGTATACCGGTTTTGCTTATGCTGCACAGTCAGGTTCATCTGTAGGTATTGATGATATGGAAATACCCAAAGAAAAATCAGAAATTATTACTGAAACTGAAATAGAAGTATCAGAAATACAAGAACAATTTCAATCTGGACTCGTAACATCAGGAGAAAGATACAACAAAGTTATTGATATTTGGGCTGCAGCTAACGAAAGAATTTCAACATCTATGATGAAAAATCTCTCTACAGAACTTATAAAAAATAAACATGGTAATCAAGAAAAACAAATTTCTTTTAATAGCATATTCATGATGGCTGATTCAGGTGCCAGAGGATCAGCAGCACAAATTAGACAATTAGCTGGAATGAGAGGTTTAATGGCTAAACCAGACGGATCAATTATAGAAACTCCCATTACTGCAAACTTTAGAGAAGGTTTAAATATACTACAATACTTTATTTCTACACACGGTGCTAGAAAAGGATTAGCAGATACAGCATTAAAAACTGCTAACTCTGGATATTTAACACGTAGATTAGTAGACGTTGCACAAGATTTAGTAGTAACAGAACATGATTGTCTTACCCAAGAAGGCATAATTATGACATCTGTAATAGAAGGAGGAGATATAAAAGAACCGCTGCGAGAAAAAGTTCTTGGAAGAGTAACAGCAGAAAATATTATACAACCCCATTCTAAAAATATATTAATACCCAGAAATACACTATTAAACGAACAATGGTGTAAAATTCTAGAAAAAAATTCCATAGACAATATAAAAGTAAGATCTGTAGTCAATTGTAATACTCATTTTGGTGTATGTGCTAATTGCTACGGAAGAGATCTTGCAAGAGGCAAACTAGTAAGTAAAGGAGAAGCTATTGGAGTAATAGCAGCACAATCTATAGGAGAACCAGGAACACAACTAACTATGAGAACATTTCACATAGGAGGAGCAGCTTCCCGAGCAGCAGCAGAATCTAATATACAAGTCAAAAACTCTGGAATAATTAAACTACAAAACGAAAAATCTGTAATCAATTCTGATGGAAAAATAGTAATAACATCACGAAATGTAGAACTAAAAATTCTTGATGAATTTAATCGAACTAAAGAAAGTTACAAAATACCATACGGAGCTATAATAGCAAAACAAGATAAAGAAACAGTACACTCAGGAGACATAATAGCAAAATGGGATCCACATACTATACCAGTTATTTCAGAGGTAACAGGATATATCAAATTTGTTGACATGATTGATGGACAAAGTATAACAAAACAAACAGATGAACTAACAGGATTAACTTCTATAGTTGTTTTAGATACATCAGAAAGAACTATTTTAGGAAAAGATCTGAGACCAGCATTAAAAATTATTGATAAAAATGGCAACAAAGTATTAATTTCAGGAACTGATATGCCAGCTCAATATTTTTTACCTGGAAAGTCTATTGTTCAAGTCAATAATACTAGTAAAATACGTTCCGGAGATACATTAGCTAGAATACCTCAAGAATCCGGAGGAACAAAAGATATTACAGGTGGATTACCAAGAGTAGCCGATTTATTTGAAGCAAGAAAACCTAAAGAATTGGCTATTTTAGCAGAAATTAGTGGATTTATCTCTTTTGGTAAAGAAACCAAAGGAAAACGAAGATTAATCATTAATTCATACAGTAAAAACCATCCTCCATATGAAGAAATGATTCCTAAATGGAGACAATTAAATGTCTTTGAAGGAGAACGAGTAGAAAAAGGAGACGTAATCTCTGACGGTCCAGAATCTCCACACGATATCTTAAGATTAAGAGGTGTTCAAGCAGTTACTAAATATATCATCAATGAAGTGCAAGAAGTTTATCGCTTACAAGGAGTTAAAATTAATGATAAACACATCGAAATTATAGTCAGACAAATGTTAAGAAAAGCTACAATCACTAAATCAGGACAATCAGAATTTTTAGAAGGAGAACAAGTCGAATATTCTAGAATAAAAATATCTAATCACAATCTTAAAAATAACGGAAAAGAACTAGCAACTTTTTCTCGAAACTTATTAGGAATTACAAAAGCATCACTAGCGACAGAATCATTTATTTCTGCAGCATCTTTCCAAGAAACTACTAGAGTATTAACTGAATCATCAGTTGCTGGTAAAAAAGATGAACTAAGAGGTTTAAAAGAAAATGTAATTGTAGGTCGTTTAATTCCAGCCGGTACAGGATATACTTATCACAATAAAAGATTAAAAAACAAAAAACTAAACAATAAACAAGAAAAAAACACTCATGCTTCCATTAGTGCTGAAGAAGCGTCAGCAAATTTATCAGAATTATTAAATTCAACATTATAA
- the rpoB gene encoding DNA-directed RNA polymerase subunit beta yields the protein MIYSYTEKKRIRKNFGKRPKILDIPYLLAIQLDSFKKFIKYDPNGKIGLEAAFRSIFPIRSYNGNSELQYIRYNLGNTVFDVQECQTRGITYSSPLRVKLRLIIYAKDTSEITIKDIKEQEVYMGEIPLMTANGTFIINGTERVVVSQLHRSPGVFFDSDKGKNHSSGKILYNARIIPYRGSWLDFEFDPKDNLFFRIDRRRKLPISIILKALNYNTEEILDIFFKKNVFVFLKNEVLMKLIPNRLRGETASFDIRINNVTYIKKGQRITARHINALKEKNINTIKVPLEYLVGKISAKNYIDKNTQEIIVAANAKLSINILLKLKNNQYQEIETIFTNDLDHGPYISDTLNIDPSHDKLSALVEIYRMMRPGEPPTREAAENLFENLFFIEERYDLSSVGRMKFNRSLRRNNILGPGTLNKLDIIDVIKKLIDIRNGYGEIDDIDHLGNRRIRSVGEMTENQFRIGLIRVERAVKDRLSLGDLDMLTPQDMINAKPISAAIKEFFGSSQLSQFMDQNNPLSEITHKRRISALGLGGLTRERAGFEVRDVHPTHYGRVCPIETPEGPNIGLINSLSVYARTNSYGFLETPYRKVKNGIVTQEIEYLSAIEEGNFVIAQANTNLDNTGAFIDDLIVCRNKGESSLFKNIQINYMDVSTQQIVSVGASLIPFLEHDDANRALMGANMQRQAVPTLRADKPLVGTGMERAVAVDSGVTVIAKRSGIVQYVDASRIIIKSDRNKINHEESEIDIYNLTKYKRSNQNTCINQIPCISLGEIVKKGDVLADGPSTDLGELALGQNMRVAFMPWHGYNFEDSILISEKIVQKDHFTTIHIQELSCISRDTKLGAEEITSDIPNVGEAALSKLDESGIVYIGAEVNGGDILVGKVTPKGETQLTPEEKLLRAIFGEKASDVKDSSLRVPNGVLGTVIDVQIFTRDGVKKDKRALEIEEMQLQTVKKDFTEEQKIFEQNLFLQAKSILIHLGINVKNLNTISELKLLKINIKNKNHQKQLKQLFLQHENLQKKFKKKLAIKHKKITQGDDLAPGILKIVKVHLAVKRQIQPGDKMAGRHGNKGVISKINPIEDMPYDQNGLPVDIVLNPLGVPSRMNIGQILETHLGLASKEIGNMINNMLIEQKSISKIRNFIQKVFDTGDNITQKINLDTFSNEEILCLAKNLKNGLPIATPVFDGVKENEIKELLKLANLPSSGQINLFDGRTGEKFERPVTVGYMYMLKLNHLVDDKMHARSTGSYSLVTQQPLGGKAQFGGQRFGEMEVWALEAYGAAHTLQEMLTVKSDDVNGRTKMYKNIVDGNYKMEPGMPESFNVLLKEIRSLAINIELENEN from the coding sequence ATGATTTACTCTTATACCGAAAAAAAAAGAATTCGAAAAAATTTTGGAAAACGTCCAAAAATATTAGACATACCTTATCTTCTTGCTATTCAACTTGACTCATTTAAAAAATTTATTAAATATGATCCAAATGGAAAAATAGGATTAGAAGCAGCATTTAGATCTATCTTTCCAATTAGAAGTTACAATGGAAATTCAGAACTACAATATATCCGTTATAATTTAGGAAATACTGTTTTTGATGTACAAGAATGTCAAACTCGAGGAATTACTTATTCTTCTCCATTACGAGTAAAATTACGCTTAATAATTTATGCCAAAGACACATCGGAAATTACTATTAAAGACATAAAAGAACAAGAAGTATATATGGGAGAAATTCCTTTAATGACTGCTAATGGAACTTTTATAATTAATGGTACAGAAAGAGTAGTTGTTTCACAGTTACACAGAAGTCCTGGAGTTTTCTTCGATAGTGATAAAGGAAAAAATCATTCTTCTGGAAAAATTTTATACAATGCTAGAATTATTCCATACAGAGGATCATGGTTAGATTTCGAATTCGATCCAAAAGATAATTTATTCTTTCGAATTGATAGACGAAGAAAACTACCCATAAGTATTATTTTAAAAGCTTTAAATTATAATACAGAAGAAATTTTAGATATATTTTTTAAAAAAAATGTTTTTGTATTTTTAAAAAACGAAGTTTTAATGAAACTAATACCCAATAGATTAAGAGGTGAAACTGCGTCCTTCGATATACGTATAAATAATGTAACATACATAAAAAAAGGACAACGAATCACAGCAAGACATATAAATGCACTAAAAGAAAAAAACATTAATACTATTAAAGTCCCACTAGAATATCTAGTAGGAAAAATATCAGCTAAAAATTATATAGATAAAAATACTCAAGAAATTATTGTAGCAGCTAATGCAAAATTAAGTATCAATATTCTATTAAAATTAAAAAACAATCAATATCAAGAAATAGAAACAATCTTTACAAATGATTTAGATCACGGACCATATATTTCTGATACGCTCAATATCGATCCAAGTCACGATAAATTAAGTGCATTAGTAGAAATCTATCGCATGATGAGACCGGGTGAACCACCAACACGCGAAGCAGCAGAAAATTTGTTTGAAAACTTATTTTTTATTGAAGAAAGATATGATCTCTCGTCTGTAGGACGTATGAAATTTAATCGTTCACTAAGAAGAAATAACATTTTAGGACCTGGTACATTAAATAAATTAGATATAATTGATGTAATTAAAAAACTAATTGACATAAGAAATGGTTATGGAGAAATAGATGATATAGATCACTTAGGTAATCGTCGTATACGATCCGTAGGAGAAATGACAGAAAATCAATTTAGAATAGGACTTATAAGAGTAGAACGTGCCGTTAAAGATAGATTATCTTTAGGTGATTTAGACATGCTTACACCACAAGATATGATAAACGCAAAACCTATTTCTGCTGCTATAAAAGAATTCTTTGGATCAAGTCAACTATCTCAATTTATGGATCAAAATAATCCTTTATCAGAAATTACACATAAACGTCGTATTTCTGCACTCGGGTTAGGAGGCCTTACTAGAGAAAGAGCTGGATTCGAAGTGCGTGATGTACATCCTACACACTACGGAAGAGTCTGCCCTATAGAAACTCCCGAAGGTCCTAATATTGGATTAATAAATTCTCTGTCAGTATATGCACGAACAAACTCATACGGGTTTTTAGAAACACCATATCGAAAAGTAAAAAATGGAATAGTCACTCAAGAAATTGAATATCTATCTGCTATTGAAGAAGGTAATTTCGTTATTGCACAAGCAAATACAAATCTAGACAATACAGGAGCGTTTATTGACGATTTGATTGTCTGTAGAAATAAAGGAGAATCTAGTCTATTTAAAAATATTCAAATAAATTATATGGATGTATCTACACAACAAATAGTATCAGTAGGAGCATCTTTAATTCCTTTTTTAGAACACGATGATGCTAATAGAGCTTTAATGGGAGCTAATATGCAAAGACAAGCCGTACCAACCTTACGTGCTGATAAACCATTAGTAGGAACAGGAATGGAACGAGCTGTAGCAGTAGATTCCGGAGTTACTGTCATTGCAAAAAGAAGCGGAATAGTTCAATACGTAGATGCTTCTAGAATTATTATAAAATCAGATAGAAATAAAATAAATCATGAAGAAAGCGAAATTGATATTTATAATTTAACAAAATATAAAAGATCAAATCAAAATACATGTATTAATCAAATTCCATGTATTTCTTTAGGAGAAATAGTAAAAAAAGGAGATGTACTAGCTGATGGACCATCAACAGACTTAGGAGAACTAGCATTAGGACAAAATATGAGAGTAGCCTTCATGCCATGGCATGGATATAATTTTGAAGATTCTATTTTGATATCTGAAAAAATTGTACAAAAAGATCATTTTACAACAATTCATATTCAAGAACTATCATGTATTTCTAGAGATACTAAACTAGGAGCTGAAGAAATTACTTCAGATATTCCTAATGTAGGAGAAGCAGCATTATCTAAATTAGACGAATCAGGGATTGTTTACATAGGAGCTGAAGTTAATGGAGGAGACATTTTGGTTGGTAAAGTGACTCCTAAAGGAGAAACGCAACTTACTCCAGAAGAAAAATTACTCAGAGCTATTTTTGGAGAAAAAGCGTCCGATGTCAAAGATTCTTCATTAAGAGTACCAAATGGAGTGTTAGGAACAGTAATTGATGTACAAATATTTACCAGAGATGGAGTGAAAAAAGATAAAAGAGCTCTAGAAATTGAAGAAATGCAACTACAAACAGTAAAAAAAGATTTCACCGAAGAACAAAAAATCTTTGAACAAAATTTATTTCTTCAAGCAAAATCTATACTAATCCATTTAGGAATAAATGTCAAAAACTTAAATACCATATCAGAATTAAAACTACTTAAAATTAATATTAAAAATAAAAATCATCAAAAACAACTCAAACAACTATTTTTACAACACGAAAATTTACAAAAAAAATTCAAGAAAAAGCTAGCAATAAAACACAAAAAAATTACTCAGGGCGATGACTTAGCACCAGGAATATTAAAAATTGTTAAAGTCCACTTAGCAGTAAAAAGACAAATTCAACCAGGTGACAAAATGGCTGGAAGACATGGCAACAAAGGAGTTATCTCAAAGATTAATCCAATAGAAGACATGCCTTATGATCAAAATGGACTTCCTGTAGATATTGTTCTAAATCCATTAGGAGTACCTTCTAGAATGAATATTGGACAAATTTTAGAAACTCATCTTGGTTTAGCATCCAAAGAAATAGGAAATATGATTAATAATATGTTAATAGAGCAAAAATCCATTTCAAAAATCCGAAACTTTATACAAAAAGTTTTTGATACAGGAGATAATATAACTCAAAAAATAAACCTAGATACTTTTTCTAACGAAGAAATACTTTGTTTAGCTAAAAACTTAAAAAATGGACTACCAATTGCTACACCTGTTTTTGATGGAGTTAAAGAAAATGAAATCAAAGAATTATTAAAATTAGCAAATTTACCTTCGTCTGGACAAATAAATCTGTTTGATGGCAGAACTGGAGAAAAATTCGAAAGACCAGTAACTGTAGGTTATATGTATATGCTTAAATTAAATCATTTAGTAGACGATAAAATGCATGCTAGGTCTACAGGATCATATAGTTTAGTCACACAACAACCATTAGGAGGTAAAGCACAATTTGGAGGACAACGTTTTGGAGAAATGGAAGTGTGGGCGTTAGAAGCGTATGGAGCAGCACATACCTTACAAGAAATGTTGACAGTAAAATCAGATGATGTAAATGGAAGAACTAAGATGTACAAAAATATAGTTGACGGGAATTATAAGATGGAACCAGGAATGCCAGAATCATTTAATGTATTACTAAAAGAAATTAGATCACTAGCTATTAATATAGAATTGGAAAACGAAAACTAA
- the rplL gene encoding 50S ribosomal protein L7/L12, giving the protein MSITKEQILDAISKMSIVNVMDLISDMEKKFNVSSQIPINPISTSKTEKIEEQTEFSVILKSIGKNKVSVIKAVRSATNLGLKESKDLVESAPTTIKDGITKEAAESLQKILNEAGAEAEIK; this is encoded by the coding sequence ATGTCTATAACTAAAGAACAAATTTTAGATGCAATATCCAAAATGTCTATTGTGAATGTCATGGATTTAATTTCAGATATGGAAAAAAAATTTAATGTATCATCACAAATACCTATAAATCCAATTTCTACTTCTAAAACTGAAAAAATTGAAGAACAAACAGAATTTTCTGTTATCCTAAAATCCATTGGAAAAAACAAGGTATCAGTAATAAAGGCTGTACGTAGTGCAACAAATTTAGGACTAAAAGAATCAAAAGATTTAGTAGAATCAGCTCCTACTACGATAAAAGATGGAATTACTAAAGAAGCAGCTGAATCTTTACAAAAAATATTAAACGAAGCCGGTGCAGAAGCAGAAATTAAATAA
- the rplJ gene encoding 50S ribosomal protein L10, with amino-acid sequence MALNIQKKKEIVTKIHYITKKSLSIVVINPTGIKSHDITRLRKIARKQNVKLGVFKNTLLHLGIQKTPFEYLKNIIVGPTLIAYSLTHPGSAAKLLKNFSASQNNTHTNLKILGAGFEGKIILKQNINILADMPTFEEAIYRFIIFVKEISVRKLLRTLISIKNIKQNF; translated from the coding sequence ATGGCATTAAACATTCAGAAAAAAAAAGAAATTGTCACTAAAATTCACTATATTACTAAAAAATCACTCTCTATAGTTGTTATAAATCCCACAGGAATAAAATCACACGATATCACACGTCTTAGAAAAATAGCCCGAAAACAAAATGTAAAATTAGGAGTATTTAAAAATACTTTATTACATCTAGGAATACAAAAAACACCATTTGAATATTTAAAAAATATAATTGTAGGCCCTACATTAATAGCATATTCTTTAACACATCCTGGAAGTGCTGCTAAATTACTAAAAAATTTCTCTGCATCACAAAACAATACTCACACTAACCTAAAAATTTTAGGAGCAGGTTTTGAAGGAAAAATAATCTTAAAACAAAATATTAATATACTCGCTGATATGCCAACATTTGAAGAAGCAATATATCGTTTTATAATTTTCGTAAAAGAAATTTCTGTAAGAAAATTATTACGTACACTAATATCTATTAAAAATATAAAACAAAACTTCTAA